Below is a genomic region from Bacteroidota bacterium.
TAGGTGAAACAGGTTTTTTAATCTATGCATCGGGACAAAACGATCATTAACTACAGAATTCCGTAAAAACACGGCTTAGAAATCTTAATCCATCGATTCTGTCACCAATACAGAAATAACAAACAGAAGCAAAAAAACTAAATACTTCATTTTCAAATCTAGTCCAGAATTTTTGAAGTCAGGGGATGCAAATGTTTAAATTAGGGGGATAATTTGTTAACTACAGGGGTTAAAATGTTGCCAAAAAGGGTATGATTTGTTGACCGGAATAACTCTCAAATCGCGTTACCTTTTGTACAACTTATCATTCTGCACTTTTCGTTTATATCCTTACGGATTTTAATCCCTGAGAAATTCAGATTTTTCAACAGGAGAGAAATTTCATCAAACAAAGCTTCGTTTATTTCGAAATAAAGATGGCCATTTTCGACAAGATGCTCCCAGGCAAAAGCTGCTATTGCCCTATAAAAACGCAACGGGTCCTCATCAGGGACAAAAAGAGCCAACGAAGGTTCATAATCCAGGACATTGGGCAGCATCAACTTTTTTTCCGATTCGCGGACATAAGGAGGATTGCTCACGATCACCTCAAACAATGAAGAAGACGGGAAAGGCTGATTTTTTAAAATATCGCAGTAGTAAAAATTGATATTTACTTTGTTCAAGGCCGCATTTCCGGCAGCAACTTTCAAGGCAGGTTCAGAAACATCGATTGCATCGACTTCAGCACCGGCAATATTTTTCGCCAAAGCCACAGCAATACAACCGCTGCCTGTACCAATATCAAGGATTCTGGTTTTCCCGCCGGGGTGCACTTCATCGCTGATCCATTTCACCAGCTCTTCGGTTTCAGGCCGGGGAATCAGCACATGGGAATTGACTTTAAACCTAAGCCCGTAAAACTCAGTCTCACCTAAAATATATTGAACAGGTTCATTCTTTTGAAGCCTCGAGATTATTTCGTTAATTTTGTCAAATGTGGCAGCCGGAATTAATTGTTCCGGTTTCAAGACCAGGTCGGTCTGGCTATAGGAAAGCAGATGCTCAAAAATAATACGGATAAAACCCTGCACTTCCGATTTGGGATAACGGTTTGCCAGGCCCTGCCTGATTAAAGCTAAAGTTTCCCTGATCGTATGTTCTCCCGGCTGCATCATGCTGTAAGATTTTTGGTAAAATTACATTTTTGTTCAAAGAGATTTAAAAAAATATTAAAATGAACGAACAGGAAAAATATATGAAACGTTGCCTGGAGCTTGCTGCCCTGGGAAAAGGGAATACTGCGCCCAATCCTATGGTAGGTTCTGTCATCGTTCTGAACGACCAAATTATTGGAGAAGGCTACCACAGGCAATGTGGCGAGGCACATGCAGAAGTAAATGCCATTGCATCAGTCAAAGATCAATCGTTGCTAGTTCATGCCACCTTATATGTAAGCCTGGAACCCTGCGCGCACTACGGGAAAACACCGCCCTGTGCCGACTTGATCGTTAACAAAAAAATCCCCCATGTGGTGGTAGGTACAACCGATTCAAATAAACTGGTGGCAGGGAAAGGAATTGGAAAAC
It encodes:
- the prmC gene encoding peptide chain release factor N(5)-glutamine methyltransferase, translating into MMQPGEHTIRETLALIRQGLANRYPKSEVQGFIRIIFEHLLSYSQTDLVLKPEQLIPAATFDKINEIISRLQKNEPVQYILGETEFYGLRFKVNSHVLIPRPETEELVKWISDEVHPGGKTRILDIGTGSGCIAVALAKNIAGAEVDAIDVSEPALKVAAGNAALNKVNINFYYCDILKNQPFPSSSLFEVIVSNPPYVRESEKKLMLPNVLDYEPSLALFVPDEDPLRFYRAIAAFAWEHLVENGHLYFEINEALFDEISLLLKNLNFSGIKIRKDINEKCRMISCTKGNAI